The window CCTGATGCATTCAAATCCAAGCTCTTTTAACCCCTCATAGAGAGTTTCCCGGTTCCGGTTATAGTAGGAAATATCTGTTTCCTCGCCCAGGCACTTTTTTACTACCTTTTGCTGCAGTGTGGGGGCATTGACAAATCCCAGAATTCTCGTGGCCACATTTGCAGCGCTAATCAGGTTTTCACTGTCAGCCGCCTCATCCGGTATAACAAGATAACCGATTCTCTCCCCCGGGAGAGAGAGGGATTTACTATAAGAATATCCCACGATTGTATTTGCATAATATTTTGTCAGATAGGGAACCAAAATACCGTCATAAACCAGTTCCCTGTACGGCTCGTCCGAAATCAAATATATGTCTGTCCCAAATTCTTTTTGCTTAGCCTCCAAAATTGCGGCCATCCTTTTAATCGTCTCTTCCGAGTATACTACACCTGTAGGGTTGTTCGGCGTGTTCACGATGACTGCCTTTGTCCTGGCTGTAATTTTTTCCTCAAATTCATCCAGCTTAGGCTGAAAGTCCTCTGTGTTCGGTGATATCTCCACAAGCACGCCATCGTAATTATTTGTATAGCTTCTATATTCGCCAAAATACGGAGCAAAGGCGATCACTTCATCACCGGGGTTCAATAGCGCCTTTAAAATCACATTTAACCCTCCGGCAGCTCCCACTGTCATTGTTATATTTTTTGCCTCAAAGGCTGTCCCAAAACGGCTGTTCAGGGAATCAGCCACGGCCTGCCTCACGTCCTCATAACCTGCATTGCTGTTTGTATATCCATGGAGAACCAAAGGATCCTCCTTATCCAGAAGTTCCTTTATGGCTTTCTTTACCGCCTCAGGGGCAGGTACGTTGGGATTGCCCAGGCTGAAATCATATACGTTTTCAGCGCCATATATCTGGGCCAGCCTGTTCCCTTCCTCAAACATTGCACGGATTGCAGAACTATTTGCAACCATATTCTCCATTTTCTTTGAAATCATCCTGTATTCTCCATTCTTTTCATTTATCGTTCTGTAACAATGCCCTTTTCTACCATAAAAACAGGCTTGTAGGACATCTTTGCCTTCCGCAGCCCTTCTGCCCCAGTGTCCTCCTCCCGGTTCACATATTTATAATCCATACACTCATGGAGGACAAACTGCTGGTTGATCATAGTGTAGGCTCCCTCTATATCAGGGAACGCCTTCTCTATATGCACCACAAAGGTATCTTTATTCATTGGCTCACCGATGGAAAATGCAGCAACCTTGCCGCCTACTTTCAAAATACCTCCCTTCTGCCCCAGCTCCTTGTACAGCCTGAGTGCATTCAGGGTAACGCACATTTCTGCATTTTTCTCAATATCTTCCTCACACCCATTCTGATTACGCCATTTTAATGCCATCTGAAAACATTCCTCCTGGTTCTCATCTGTAAGGGGTTCATAACGCCAGTCTGGGTACAGGGTCTTAAATTTATTAATATGGTTTCGTTTACTGTGAAGCTTTTTCCCCGCCAGGGAAGCCAATTTTTCAGACTCATAGACATAATCCGCCGCGTCCCGGATGTACTCCACTTTAAACTTTCCTGGATACCACGCGTCCATCTGCGTGAAGTTTTCTTCTGTCACATTATATAGTTTTAATGGATATCCCTTTCCCTGGCTATAGTCCGTCAGAAACTCTAACGCTTTCTTAACACAATGGGGTTCCCCGGCAGGATAGGCAAAAGCCAGTTCTGTCTCATCATCCTGAAAAATCAAGGCATCCTCAATCACCGCATATTTGACATGATAGTGCCGGGACCAGAGGTACACATTGGCAAATGTCCTCTCACAACTCCTGCTGGGCGCTTTTGCGAAATAGGAAGTAATAATCTCCTGATCCTCAAGTTCCGGCCTTTTAAATTTTATTTCATCCATTATTTCCCTTCTCTCTGATGCGTTTCTCTTTGCTTCTATTTATCTTTTGCTTACAAGACTTCACATATTCCTATAAATTGAAAGTATCCGGGTGAAATCACATATTTTTAAGTATAGCATACTTTCTATTTATCTGACAATGCCTCTCTGGCGGATTCCTCCCCAGCATCCCTAAAATACGGTTCCAGTCCCAGATCCGCCTGAAATTGCCCGGCGCTAAAAGTCACCTTCTGCTAAACTGCAGCGCATAAAGCTCCGCGTAAACCCCCCTTTTCGCCAGGAGTTCCTCATGGGTCCCTTCTTCCGCAATCCCTCTCTCTGTGAGCACTAATATACGCCGGGCATTGCGGATGGTGGACAGGCGGTGGGCAATTACGAAAGTAGTCCTGTCCTTTGCAAGTCCTTCCATAGATTTCTGGACAATCATCTCACTCTCGTTATCCAGCGCCGAGGTAGCCTCATCAAAAATCAGCACCTCTGGATTCTTCAGGAAAACCCGGGCAATGGAAAGCCTCTGCTTCTGCCCCCCTGACAGCTTCACGCCCCTCTGGCCAATGTCTGTATCATATCCCTCTGGAAAGGACATAATAAATTCATGTGCATTGGCGCTCTTAGCCGCACGTATGACCTCCTCATCTGAGGCGTCCATTTTGCCGTAACGGATATTGTCCATGATAGTGCCTGCAAACAGGTACACATCCTGCTGCACAATGCCTATATGGCTGCGGAGCTCCTCCAGTTTAATATCCCGGATATCCGTGCCATCCAGGCAGACCGCACCCTTAGTCACCTCATAGAATCTGGGTATCAGGCTGCACAGTGTTGTCTTCCCCACACCCGACGGGCCCACTAAAGCAATGTAATCCCCTGCCGCCGCCTTAAAGTTCATGCCCTCAAGCACCATCTCATTTTCATAGCCAAAGGACACATTTTTAAATTCGATTTCCCCCTTTACTGAGGGCAGTGACAGGGCGTCCGGTTTATCCGCAATATCCGGTGCAATAGAGAGGATTTCCAGAAATCTTTCAAAACCAGAATATCCGTTCTGGAACTGTTCTGTAAAACTCACCAGCTTTTTCACAGGCTCTGTAAAATTGTTGATATATAAGAGAAAGGTAATCAAATCTGTTACATATATACTCCCTGCCAGCATCATCCCCACGCCTGAGAGCAGCACAACTACTGTAACCAGGGTGCTCATTGCACCCAGCCCAGAATTATAGATGCCCATATATTTATAGCTGGTCTTTTTAGCCGCCACAAAATTATCATTCCCGGCTTTAAATTTTTTCATCTCCTCTTTTTCATTTGCAAATGATTTGACTACACGTATGCCAGAAAGGCTGTCCTCGATCTGGCTGTTAATGTCCGCTATTTTCTCCCGGTTCCTCTTAAATGCTTTCTTCATCTTGCCATTATAATAGAAAGCAAACACAGCCATCAATGGTATAAAAATAAATGCCAG of the Luxibacter massiliensis genome contains:
- a CDS encoding pyridoxal phosphate-dependent aminotransferase, which codes for MISKKMENMVANSSAIRAMFEEGNRLAQIYGAENVYDFSLGNPNVPAPEAVKKAIKELLDKEDPLVLHGYTNSNAGYEDVRQAVADSLNSRFGTAFEAKNITMTVGAAGGLNVILKALLNPGDEVIAFAPYFGEYRSYTNNYDGVLVEISPNTEDFQPKLDEFEEKITARTKAVIVNTPNNPTGVVYSEETIKRMAAILEAKQKEFGTDIYLISDEPYRELVYDGILVPYLTKYYANTIVGYSYSKSLSLPGERIGYLVIPDEAADSENLISAANVATRILGFVNAPTLQQKVVKKCLGEETDISYYNRNRETLYEGLKELGFECIRPEGAFYLFVKSPLEDEKAFCAAAKKYNILIVPGTSFACPGYVRLAYCVSYETIVNSLPKFKELAAEF
- a CDS encoding DUF2156 domain-containing protein, whose translation is MDEIKFKRPELEDQEIITSYFAKAPSRSCERTFANVYLWSRHYHVKYAVIEDALIFQDDETELAFAYPAGEPHCVKKALEFLTDYSQGKGYPLKLYNVTEENFTQMDAWYPGKFKVEYIRDAADYVYESEKLASLAGKKLHSKRNHINKFKTLYPDWRYEPLTDENQEECFQMALKWRNQNGCEEDIEKNAEMCVTLNALRLYKELGQKGGILKVGGKVAAFSIGEPMNKDTFVVHIEKAFPDIEGAYTMINQQFVLHECMDYKYVNREEDTGAEGLRKAKMSYKPVFMVEKGIVTER
- a CDS encoding ABC transporter ATP-binding protein; this encodes MKEKLKKLFAYYRPYKILFYSDMLFAILGAAVTLVIPLLVRYITNEVVYFEASVAKQAILIIGAALLLLTALEMFCNFYIAYFGHIMGAKMEADMRRDIFGHYQKLTFAFYDNQKVGHLLSRITSDLFDISELLHHGPEDLVISVIKIIGSFIILLTVNVKLALLAFIFIPLMAVFAFYYNGKMKKAFKRNREKIADINSQIEDSLSGIRVVKSFANEKEEMKKFKAGNDNFVAAKKTSYKYMGIYNSGLGAMSTLVTVVVLLSGVGMMLAGSIYVTDLITFLLYINNFTEPVKKLVSFTEQFQNGYSGFERFLEILSIAPDIADKPDALSLPSVKGEIEFKNVSFGYENEMVLEGMNFKAAAGDYIALVGPSGVGKTTLCSLIPRFYEVTKGAVCLDGTDIRDIKLEELRSHIGIVQQDVYLFAGTIMDNIRYGKMDASDEEVIRAAKSANAHEFIMSFPEGYDTDIGQRGVKLSGGQKQRLSIARVFLKNPEVLIFDEATSALDNESEMIVQKSMEGLAKDRTTFVIAHRLSTIRNARRILVLTERGIAEEGTHEELLAKRGVYAELYALQFSRR